Below is a genomic region from bacterium.
AATTTTTCTCGTACCATCTTTTTAAGATTCTCATCAATAGGGATATTTTCTGTTTTTGCAATACGCCTTTCGTGCATTTCAAACCATATATCAGTAAGAATTTGTTCTCCTTCCCGTATATCCGGAATTGAAGGTCTGCTTTTGAGAATTTCCTCAACTCGTTCCAAATTATTTTGTTTCAGAGCAACCTGTGCTTCTATAATTTTTATTCTTCCATAATTGCGTATCTCAGAAGATAAATTATTTATAATTTTCAGTATCCCTTCGTATTTCTCCAGTTTAATTAAAACATTACAACACTCTACAATTAAATCAACTACATCCGGTGCCATTTCAACTGCTTTTATTAACAAATCACCTGCTTCCTCAATATGGTTATTTTTTCTCGCTAATATTCCTAAATTACGATATACCAAGGCAGATGGTTCTCGTTCCAATGATTTTTCCCACGAGTTTTTTGCTTTTTCAAAATTCCCCTGGCTATAATACATAATTCCAAGATGTAACCATGACAACCAGTGGTCATTTTGGGGATGTTTAACTGCTTTTTCAAGAATATCTTGCCATTGTTTTTGAATCATCCATCCGTAAATTTTCTCTTTTGGAGAGACATAAGGGACTAAACCGCTTATCAACAATTCAAGATACATTTCCTGTTCTTTTTTCAAACTAACATCATCAAATATCAATGCTTTTGAACAAAAAGATGGTTCATTATATTTTTCTCTTCTTATTCGCTCTAAAGTACCCCAACCAGAACCTCTCTGTATAATCTCATCAGGAGTTTTGTTTGCCATTTTTGTTGTCTCTTTAAGTATTAAGTCCAATTTATTTTCTGGCATTAAACTTTTAATTTTTTTATCTACTGAATTATATGCCTCTTTCCAATTTTTGCCATGGACTACTTCTGGAGTACATTCCATAAGACCGTATGCTTCTAACCATGCCCATTCAGCACCAGCAGGCATCTGTATATATTCCGATTGAGTTTGAGTCAAACCTGCCTGAATTTCAATATAAGCTGACCCAGGAACAGATAAAAATTCCTGCCAGGACCTTCCACCTTTATGCATCCCCCATACAAAAAGTTTTCTTCCATAAAGTCTTTTAGTAGATGTTTGTATAAGTCCTTTTCCCTCTTTGTCAAGAGAAGTTATCCATGGTTGTGACTCTGGTTTGATATAGTAAAAGCTATCTGCTGAGTGGTTGAAATTAACTGGGTAAGATAAATCAATACCATCAATAGCCCCATCAGGAGACATAGAAACAATACTTTTATTTCCTTTATAATCCCTTTTAAGAATTGACTCAGCAGGAACAATTACGCGTGTATCAGGGGTTTCAGGAACTGCTATATTAGACCACCAATACATAGGAACTTCATTTTCATTTGGATTAACTATTTTCACCCGCACAAATAGGAAATCCGAACCATCTGGTAGAAAAGCATCTATTTGAAAAGGAACCATTCTTACTCGTTCCCATTCATACATCCTTAAAACAGGAGTTCCATCATCCATTTTTAATTTACTTACATAAAGAGGTGAACAGGTAAAAACAGAATGTCCATGGAGACCTATGTTCCACTCCACACCACCACTGAACCACGCATTTCTTATGGCTAAATTACATGGCTGAAAAACAGGATTTGTATAAAGTAGTTCTCTCTTTGCTTTTTTATGAAATAGAGACCAGAGTCTACCACCAAACTCTATTAAAAAGGTCGCTTTAAGTATATCGTTTTCAAGAACTACTGTTTTAAACTCAGTTATTTTCTTTTCTCTATTATAATTGTTTTGAAGAGTATAGGGTAGACATATATCTAATGGCGGTAATGGACTATCTGGACCAAGTTTTGCAGCAGGCATAATGTAATTTTCTAATCTTAACTCACTCATTTTTTAACTCCATAATAGATTTTTAAATTGAAAAAGAAAAATCTAAACATTCTTTCAGCCATTTTACACCTATCAAATTCATATTTTTTATTTCTTTTACTTCTTTAATGTTGCTTTCAGGAATAATTGCCCTTTCAAATCTAAGACGGGAGCATTCTTTTATTCTTGATATTATCTGCCCAACAGGTCTTATTTCACCAGTCAAAGCAATTTCACCTATAAAAATAGTATTTTCAGCAGGAGATACATCTTTGAAAGAAGAAATAGCCGAAATTGCAACTGCAAGGTCTGAACCTGTTTCTGTAATTTTGAAACCACCACCTACATTCATAAAAACATCATAAGTTGAAAAATTAAAGTTAAGTTTTTTTTCAAGAACTGCAAGAACAAGAGAAATTCTATTATAATCAAGTCCTGTTACTGCTCTTTTGGGAATTCCATAATAAGTTGGAGTGATAAGTGATTGAATCTCTACAATAATTGTTCTTTTCCCTTCCTGAGATGGGAAAAAAACAGCACCTGGAAGTGTTTTTCTGTCCTGGGATAAAAAAATTGTTGATGCATCAGGTATTTCCTCCAATCCATCTTCTTCCATTGAAAATACACCAATTTCATCAGTTGGACCAAATCTATTTTTTATTGCTCTTAAAATTCTTAAATTTGTTTTTGTCTCGCCCTCAAAATACAAAACAGTATCAACCATATGTTCAAGTAATTTTGGTCCTGCAATTATCCCTTCTTTTGTAATATGTCCTATTATAAATGTTGATATATTTTTTCTTTTTGTGTAATTGAAAAGAAAATTTGCATTTTCTTTAACCTGAGTTACAGAACCAGGAGTTGTTGGAATATCAGGGTTGTAAAGTGTCTGAATAGAATCAATTACTAAAAAATCTGGTTTCATTTTTTCAAGAGCATTTTTAACAGAATTTATATCATTTGAAGAAAGAATATATAAATTGTCAAAATTTATTTTTATTCTCTCACATCTTAATTTTATTTGATTTTCTGATTCTTCTCCACTTACATAAAGAACCTTCATATTTGAATTTGAGATTATTCCTGAAATTGTAAGAAGTAAAGTTGATTTTCCAACTCCTGGATTACCTGCAATTAAAATAAAACTTCCTGGAACAACACCTCCGCCTAATACCCTATCAAATTCCTCTATTTTTGTTTTTATTCTTGGTTGTTGCTCAATTTTAATTTCTGTTATCTTTTTTGGTTGTATTATTCCTTCCTGTTGTATTTTTGTTTTTATATTGACTTCCTGAATAAAAGTATTCCAATTGCCACAGTCAGGACATCTTCCAAGCCATCTAATTGATTGGTACCCACATTCAGAACAAACATACATTGTCTTTTCTTTCATTTATCACCTATTAGTATTTAAGACACAAAGAGTATATTGCTGTGTCCACTAAACTTTTTGGTGGATATAAAATAAAATTCCCCATACCTCGTTGTGCTATCTGGGAGACGATGACGTACCAATTCTAAGGCACAAGGTAAGCAACTTTAGTCGGTTTTACAAAGAAGCATAGGGGAATGTATTTGGAACTTAATACTTTTAGTTCCTTTGGAACTGAGTATTTGTATTGCTTCTATGTAAAATTATCTACCCCTAAAGAATAATTTCCAGGGATGTGCTTTTATATCTTTAATTAAACCAAGAACTTCATTATATAACTCATCACTTTTAACAAATTTTCCGATACTTCCCTGTCCTTCATTCACATAGTTAAAGAGAGAATTTATGTTTTCTGTAATATCTGTAAAACTTTCTGCCGATTCTTTCAGTTTTAGAGTCGTATCCTGTAAATATTCCATTTCTACTTTTATCTGATTTAATAGGTTCTCTTCGTTCATAATTTGAGCAATAAGTCCTTTATTTTGTAAATTTTCAAAAAATGTATTTATTTCATCTGCTGTACTTCCTATTTTGACAACTGTTTCTTCTATATCCTGAGATGTTTTTGCAAATTTTCTTATTTCTTTGCTTGTTTTTTCAATTTCATCTTTACTTGTAAGAATAAGAAAATTCGTATTATTAATTAGTTCTTCTATTTTTGGAGAATTTTTTGTTATAATATCCCTTATTTCTAAGTTTGTTTTATCCACTGATGTGGAAAGGTCATCAACTTTGCTTAAAACTGAATTCATTTGTTTAACCGCTAAAGAGGTATCACCTATTATTTCTTTAACATTTTTTTGAATTTCTATATCAGATGTTAACTTTCTTAAATCAACTAAAACATTATTTAAATTCAAAATTATATCCTGCCCAATTGTTGCAAATTGCTCTAATGATATAGGATTTACTCCTTCAATAATTTCTCCAGCAGCTAAATATTGTTGTTCTGACGAAGGGATAATTTCAACATACTTTTCTCCTATTATTCCTAATGTTCTGATTGTTATAACACTTCCTTTCCCCACTTTTACATTTCTCCTTAATGTTAAAGTAACCAAAACTTTTGGTCTTTCCTTTGCAAGAATTTGAATATTTTTAACTTCTCCAACCATTACTCCACTTAATCTAACAGGAGAACTAATATCAAGTCCACCAATATAGTCAAACATAACTCCAATTTCATAAGTTCTCCATTGTCCTTTTTTTGTTTGACTGAAAATAAATATAAAAATTAACAAAATTGTAATTATCGCAAACAACCCAACTTTAAATTCAAGTGATAGGTTTCTTTTATTCATTTTTACCCTCCATTTCAACAAAACTTCTAATTAACGGGTGATTACTTTTTTCTCTAAGAAAATCAAAAGTTCCAATTTCAACAATTTTCCCATTTTCAACAAGTCCAATTCTATCAGATATTTCTCTTGCTAATTTAATATCATGTGTAACTATTACATCAGTAGTATTGAATTTTAAATGAATTTTTTTCATAAGAGAAGTTATATTTGAACTTGTTATTGGGTCAAGTCCTGTTGTTGGTTCATCATAAAATAAAATTTCTGGTCTTGAAATTAATGCTCTTGCAATTGAGACCCTTTTTTTCATTCCTCCTGAAAGTTGTTCAGGCATAAGGTCCTCAACTCCTTCAAGTCCAACATTTTCAAGAACTTCAATAGCCATTTTTTTAATTTCCTCTTTGCTTTTATCTGTATGGTAAAGGTAATAAAAACCAACATTTTCCCATGTAGTAAGAGAATCAAAAAGTGCTGAATTTTGAAAAACCATACCAATTCTACTTCTTATTTCTCTTATTTTTTCTTCTGGCAAATTTAAAATGTTCTGCCCATTAATAAAAATTTCCCCTTCCACCGGTTCTATAAGTCCAATTATTGTTTTTATAAGTACTGTTTTCCCACATCCAGAACTTCCAACAAGAACAATTGATTCTCCCTTTTCAACAGAAAGGTTTAACATATCAAGAACAACTTTCGCTTCAAATACAACTTTTAAGTTCACTACTTTTATTATTTCCATTAGACAAAATAGAAGATGCCCGTTAAAATTAAATTAGTAAGAATTATTAGGAAAAACGATTTTACAACTGCAGATGTTGAAGCATCTCCAACTCCTTCTGCTCCTCCTTTTGCTTTAAGTCCTTCATAAGAAGAAACATTTATTACAACAATTGCAAATACAATAACTTTTATAAAACCAACAAGAAAATCCTTATATGAAATAAACCTGAAACTTTGATAAAGAAATTGTCCTGATGGAATTTTTATAAGAAAAACGCCAATTAAAAATGCCCCACCAATTGCAAGAAAAAAACTTATTACAAAAAGTGCAGGAAGAGAAAAAATCCCTGCTATAACTCTTGGACTTATTAAATAGGAAACAGGGTCAATAGCAAGAACTTTTAATGCATCTATTTGTTCTGTTATTTTCATAACCCCTATTTCAGCAGCAATTGAAGCACCTACTCTCCCAGCAAGAGTGAGAGCAACTAATACAGGTCCCAATTCTCTTGCCATTGATAACCCTACAAGTGCCCCTGAATACGTTTCTGCCCCAAATGCTTTTAATGTATGCCCAATTTCCATAACAAGAATCATTCCTGTAAATATAGCAATAACACCTACAAGTGGTAATGAATTAATACCAATTTCCTCAATATGTTTTAATATATTTTCTCTTTTTCTCTCTGTAAATGCCTTTTTAAGTGAATTCCCTATAAGAAGGATAAGAGAACCAAAATAATAAACAGGAGCAACAATTTTTTTACCAAAATTTTCTATAAAATTTTTCATTTATTCTCTTTTGGTATAATTTTCAAATCTTGTGTATTCTTTTATGAAAGTAAGGTTGACAGTTTCGGTAGGTCCATTTCTCTGTTTTGCTATGATAAGGTCAACAATTCCAGGTTTTTCAGAGTCCTCTTTTTTATAATAATCATCTCTGTAAAGTAATAAAACAACATCAGCATCCTGTTCTATTGAGCCACTTTCTCTCAGGTCTGAAAGATGTGGTTTTTTATCTTCTCTTTGTTCTGTTGCCCTGCTTAATTGAGAAATAGCAATAACAGGTATATTTAATTCTCTTGCAAGTGATTTTAAAGATGCAGAAATTTCAGTAATTTCCTGCTGTCTGTTTTCTGTTCTTCTTACCCCTTTCATAAGTTGAAGATAGTCAATAATAATAAGTTGTATATTTTCTTTTGCTTTTAATCTTCTGGCTCTTGCTCTTAACTCAAAAACATTTAGAGAAGGAGCATCATCAATAAAAATTGGTGCTTTTTCAAGTCGCCCTGCTGAAAGAAGTAATTTTGTAATTTCTTTGTCAGAGAGAATTCCATCTCTTAATTTTTTATAATCAATCCTTGCTTCACAGCATAACATTCTCCCAACAAGTTGTTCTTTGCTCATTTCAAGAGAGAAAAATAAAATAGGAAAATTATCACCACTTGCAGCAAGATTTAGTGCTATATTTGTTGCAAGGGCTGTTTTTCCCATTGATGGTCTTGAAGCAATTATAATAAGTTCTGATGGATGTAGTCCACCTATATACTTATCTAAATCAAAATATCCAGTTGAAATACCTGTAACAAAACCCTTTTTATTCTGGATATTTTCAATAATATCAAGGTTTTCTTTTATAAGGTCTTTTAAAGGATATGCATATCTATCAATTTTATTTTGGCTGATTTCAAAAATAAGGGATTCTGCTTTATCTAATAACCTTTCAACATCCTCTACTCCATTTGATGCTTCTGTTATAATCTGAGTAGCATTTGAAATTAAACTTCTTAATATATATTGGTCTTTTACTATTTTGATATATTCTTCTATATGAGCAGAAGTAGGAACAAATTCTGCAATTTCTGTAATATATTCAACTCCTCCAATTTCATCTAAGGTTCCATCCTGTTTTAATTGATTTGTAAGAGTAATAATGTCACACTTCTCATTTCTCTCATAGAGTTTAATTATAGAAGAAAAAATTTGTTGATGAGATGAACTATAAAAAAAATCCTTTTTTAATGTCTCAAAAACCCTTATTCTTGCTTCTTCATCAATAAGCATACAACCTAAAAGTGCTTTTTCTGCATCAATATTTTGTGGAGGGATTTTTTCAATATTTAAATCTTTTTTTTTAGCACTCATATTAACCTCTCACTATCCAGACCTTAATTTCTCCTTCAACTTCATCTCCTAATTTCACAGGGATTTTATATCTTCCTAACTTTTTTATTGGTTCATCAAGAACTATCTGGTGTTTATCTATATCAATTTTAACTTGATTTTTTAATTCTTCTGAAATAATTTCAGAAGTAATTGCTCCAAAAAGTTTATCATCCTGTCCTGCTTTTGCTGTTATTGTTAAAGAAACATTACTTAACGCCTTTTTTGTATCAAGAGCCATCTTTTTTCTATTTTCTTTTTTTCTATTTTCTATTATTTCTTTTTCTTTAATCATTTTTATATTTTGGTCTGTTGCAGGAATAGCATATCCAGAAGGAATTAGAAAATTCCTTGCATATCCATCCTTTACATTTTTTATTTCTCTTGTCCTTCCTTTACCTGATAATTCTTTTATAAAAATTACTTTCATTTTTCATCCTTTTAAATTTTTACATATGGCAAAAGTCCAATAAATCTTGCCCTTTTTATCGCTTTTGTTAACATCCTTTGATGTTTTGCACATGTCCCTGTTAATTTTGATGATAAAATTTTCCCTCTTCCACTTATAAATCTTCTGAGTTTCCCTATATCCTTATAATCAATTTCTTTTACTTTTCCTTTACAAAATGCACATTGTCTATTCCTGGTTTTTACCATTTATTTCATCCTCCTTTTCTTCAATAATATCTACATTTGGTTTTTCAAGAAATTGAAAATTCTCAACAACTACTTCAAGAACTGACCTTTTTTCACTATCATTATTTTCCCATGTTCTATAATTTAACCTGCCTTCTGCAAAAATTAAATTTCCCTTTTTTAAAAATTCAGCAGCAACTTCTGCTCTTTTACCCCATACAACTAAATTCACATAACATGTTTCTTCTTTCTTTTCTCCTGTTTTTGCAGAATATTCTCTATTAACAGCAAGTCTACAAGTTGTTACTGCCTGTCCAGAAGAAGTGTATCTCAATTCAGGGTCTCTTGTAAGGCGTCCTATTAAAAATACTTTGTTAAGATTGGGATTCGGCATTTATAATTTCCTCATGTGGTAATATTTTCCTTCTTATAAGTAAATATCTTAAAATATTTTCTCTTAATTTTAGACTATCAATTGTCTCTTTTATTGTTCCAGGGGCAGTAAAATAAAAAACAAAATAAATACCTTCAGTTCTTTTTTTAATTGGATATGCAAGTATTTTTCTTCCTAAATTTTCTTTTTTGAAAATCTTTGCTCCTCCATTTACAAGTACTTTTTCAATATATTCAATTTCTTTTTCAACTTCATCATCTGGCAAATCACTTCTTAAAACAAAACATACCTCATATTTCCCTTCCATTTTCTCTCCTTTTATTATATTTTTATATATTATAAATTATTATGCCTAAAAGTCAACAGGAAAAAAATTAAATTTATTTCAAAACTAACTTTTTTACCATTACATTAAAAAAACATTTGCAAACTTATCTTATTTCATAATTTTATATCTACAGAAATTCTTTTTGAAATATAGTAAGGAGTAATAGATATTTCCCCTAATTTTGCTTCTTTCTCCCTTCCATCAACCATAACAGAAATTACATTTTCCTCTTTTATCAGGTCCTCATAAATATAGAAATCTTCCTGCCCTCCTTTTTCTGAATATCTCCCAATAAGAACACCGTTAAAGTAAATCAATGCTTTTTCACTTGTGTTTTTCAATGTTATCCTTAATGGTGAAATATAGTCAGGAATATTTTCTATTTTTACTTTTTTACGGAACCATATAAGAGAACCAGAAGCCCATTTTTCCTTATTTATTTCCACATCATCCCAATCTGAATCATCAAACTCTGGGCTAAAATAACCTCTTGTCTGTCCTTCAATACCCTCCCTTACCTGCCAGTTTTTATTTAAACAAACATCATAAGAAGTTATTTTTACTGTCCCATTAAGTCCATAATGAGTTCCCCATCGGTCTACTTTTATTCCAATAGTTATATAGTTTTTCCCTTTTTTAACTTTATTTGTCAGGTCAAAACTAAAAGGGAGAGAAAGAAAAGCATTTTCTTTAATACCGGAAAATTTACCATTAACAAATAAATAAATTTTTGCATTCATCCCACTTTCAAAATCAATAGAAATTCCTCTTTTTTCAAAGTCATCTGGTATTTCTACTTCTGTTCTGTACCAGGCAAAGCACTCTTCATAAGAATTTTTAAATAGACGGCTATCAAATTTTTTATCTACCCTTACTTTTTCCCAGGAACTATCATCAAATTCATCATTTATTTCTTCCATTTCTTCTCTTATAATTGCCCTTTCTGGATATGTATCTGGAATAAATTTCCTTCTCCACCACTTTAATTCTATACTTTTTTCTTCTGAAGAGAGATAAACAGGAGAATGAATTCCATTAAATGATTTTTCTCCAGAACAAACATGTCCTTCTGATTCAACAAGAACAATTAAAGAATTGTCTCCTTTTGATAGGTAAGATGATACTTCACATCTTAAATTATCTCTTCCGCTATTTACATACTTCCCATTTATATAAATACTTGCCTCATCTTGAAAACCAGTTAAAGTCAAATATAGGGGTTTTTTGACTTTTGATAAATTAAAATTACTTTTATAAATACTATACCCATTTTTCAAAAAACCATAATTTTCCAAGCATTCCAATGGTCTCCACTTCAACCATTTATCACTATTATTTTCTATATTTTCTTCCTTAACTTTCCATTTTCCAGAAAGTTCATAATGAATTTCTGGAAATTTATCTTCTGGAAGATTAATTTCAGTAATATTATTTTCTTCATAATAACTATACTCTATATTTTCATTATCAAGTTTAACTTCTAATGGTTTGAAAGGAATTTTCATCCAGTTTTTACCTTCTTTTACCTGAAAAACAAGATGAATATTATTTTCTCTTTCTTTTTCCTCTTCTAAAAAATAGATATTAGAAAAAATTGGATATTTTTTATTCTTATAGTTAAAAAACCATGTTTTTGAAGATATCTCTTTATCAATAATAATCAATTTAATGTCTCTTTCAACTACTATAAATTGGGGATTATTTTTATGAGTATAATTAACATTTTTAATATTTTCCCCTATTTTTAGAGATATTTCTCCGTCAATACCATCTTCTCTATAAAGAATAAGAATTTTTTCTTTACCATTATCTATGAAATAGAAAATTTCAGAAGTTGTATAAAGAAGAGTTAAATCATCAGAAAGTTTCAAATTCACAGGAATAATTGTTGCACTATAACCAGGTAGTTGATATTTATTTTTTGCTGGGAAAATGATATTTTTACCTGTCTCTGGGTCTTTAAAATTTATCTTGAATTCTTTATTCTTTCCATAGGTATTGGATAAAAACATAAAAACACTTTTATTGTTTTTACGCATAAAAATTTCTACTCCTTTTTCATTTACTGAACATTCTCCTTCTACTGGAATGGTTTCCAACAATGCCTCTTGAAAACACTCTAAGAAACCACCTATTCTTCTAACTATATAATATCGTTTATCAAGTTCTCCCCACTCTCTAATTGGCGCTTCATAATCATAACTTGTAGATATATCCCTTCCTGTCCAATATCCAATATTTGTTCCACCATGAAACATATATCTATTAAACCCTGATATACCAGCAGCAATCAGACATTTTAAATATACTTCATCTAATTCTGGTGGTTTATATCCATCAGAAAATGGCATCTGTCCATAAAATCTGCTATAAAAATGTGTTCCTACTTCTATTCCTAATGGCGGTTTGTCTGGTTGAGTTTTAAGTAAATTTCTAATTTTATTCATTACTTCAGAAATTACCCAGGAAAAATGATATGGGTCAGGTCCTTCAATTATATCCGTTCCTCTTATCCAGAAATTTTCATTTGTACAAATAGGAATATTTATTCCATCTTTTTCTACTATCTCTTTTAACTTTCTATGATAAGGAATATCTCCTACTTCAAATTCATTTTCTATTTGATAAAGAAATATCTTTCCTCCATTAGTAATTAGATGTGGTTTTATTATTTTATTCACTGTATTTAGATATTTTTTACAATATCCAATGTAATTTTGCTCTAATGACCTTAATTCACAATCTTTTGGAATGAGATAATTAGGCAACCCTCCAAAATCCCATTCTGAACAAATATATGGACCGGGACGGACAAAAATATAAAGCCCCACTTCTTCTGCTAAGGATAACCATCTATTAATGTCTCTATCTTTCTCAAATGAAAATTCTCCTTCTTTTCCCTCATGCCAGTTCCATGCAATATAAGTTCCTATAGTATTTAAAAAAGCCCTTTTACATTTCAAAAGTCGGTCTTTCCATTGACTTTCTGGAATTCTAAAATAATGTATCTCCCCACTATTTATAAAAACTCGTTTCCCATTAAATATAAAACTTTTTCCATCATAACTTATATTTTCATTTTTCATTTTTTCTCCAAAAGTTTTTTATAATTGTTTTTAAAAATAAAAAATTTTTACTTTATATTTATAACATCTTATTTAGGAAAAGAAATTTGTAAATATTTACTCAAGTCCGTTTATATTCTTAGGCACAAAGGCAAAGAGTAATCAGGAACTGGTCTTGCAATCAAATAGTTCCACAGGTTCGCCCGTTGGGTCCTCGCTTTTTGCTATGGATCTTGCGGACCAGATCATGTCCTGATATGAAAATCACCCCCCTCATCTATCTTCTCCCCTCCGCCACATTCGCCTATCATTGCGAATCCGACGAGCTTTTTGGCGGACCGCACGGCGGACAAAGACTGGGGAGAAGAACTTTTTCCTCTTATTACCCTCTACCTCCGCCACAATACTCGGCAGACAGGCACAGGGGAGAGGCTCGCCGTAGGGCTACGCCCGAGGAGCTGGAGTGAGGGGGCTTTTGTGCTTTTAAATTAATGTGGTTGAGTAAGTATTTACAGAAATTTATTCATCAAAAATGTATTTCAACAATATCTTTGTCTTCCAATATATAATCTCTTCCAATAACTATTGGAGTTTCTGTTTTTCCTCTCCACAGACGGGCATATTTGAAACTTTTAACCATGTCTTTATGTATTATTTCTGCAAGGTGTATAAGTTGACTTCCTTTTTTAATTGTATATGGATTTTCAATATCAGGTGATTTACCAGGTATTTTTGTATAAACCCTTATAATTTCTAAATGATTAAACATAATTTCAGGTAATTTTTCTATATTTATCTTTTCTTTTGCTGATATTTCAAAAAAATAAGGAATTTTATCTTTATATAATTCAACAAAAACATCCTTTATTTCTTTATGAGAAGAAACATCAATTTTGTTGCCAACCCATAAAATTTTATAAAAAAACTGGAATTCCCCCTCTTTTTTTACTTTGAATTTTTCTAAAACACCAATTGCATCTTCAATTTCTTCTATTAAATCATCAGATGAAAGGTCAAATAGAAAAAGTATTAAATTTGATTTTCTTATAAAATCCCCTACCCAATTATCGGTAAAATCCAAAGAAAGAGAAGGGAGTTCTATCATCTGTATTTTTATATCCTGATATTGAAGCATTCCAGGAATAGGGACAGTTGTTGTGAAAGGATAATCTGCTATTTCTGGTTTTGCCTTTGTAAGGGTTGTTAAAAGAGTTGATTTTCCTGAATTTGTAGGACCACATATTACTACCTGAGCATCCCCTTCTTTTGGTATTTGAGGAACTATTGATTTTTTAGCAGTTGATGGGCTTTTTTCCATCATCTTTTTATATTTTGAGATTTTACTTTTGATAAGTGCTTGAAGTTTTTCAGATGATTTATGTTTTGGCATTATAGATAGCATTTCTTCAAGAACTGCAATTTTTTCTTCTGGAGTTTTAACTTCTTTTAATTCCTTTTCTTTTTCGTGATATTGGGGTGGTAGATTAACGACCATTTTTATTTTTCAGAAACAATATTTCTTATGATAGGTAATAATTTTGATATATTATATGGTTTTGTTACATAAAAATCAGCACCAATTTCATACCCTGTTATTCTATCTGTATTTTCTGACTTTGCAGTTATCATTATAACAGGAACTTTTCTACTTAAAGGTCCTGATTTAATCTTTTTTAATA
It encodes:
- a CDS encoding DUF5107 domain-containing protein, with protein sequence MSELRLENYIMPAAKLGPDSPLPPLDICLPYTLQNNYNREKKITEFKTVVLENDILKATFLIEFGGRLWSLFHKKAKRELLYTNPVFQPCNLAIRNAWFSGGVEWNIGLHGHSVFTCSPLYVSKLKMDDGTPVLRMYEWERVRMVPFQIDAFLPDGSDFLFVRVKIVNPNENEVPMYWWSNIAVPETPDTRVIVPAESILKRDYKGNKSIVSMSPDGAIDGIDLSYPVNFNHSADSFYYIKPESQPWITSLDKEGKGLIQTSTKRLYGRKLFVWGMHKGGRSWQEFLSVPGSAYIEIQAGLTQTQSEYIQMPAGAEWAWLEAYGLMECTPEVVHGKNWKEAYNSVDKKIKSLMPENKLDLILKETTKMANKTPDEIIQRGSGWGTLERIRREKYNEPSFCSKALIFDDVSLKKEQEMYLELLISGLVPYVSPKEKIYGWMIQKQWQDILEKAVKHPQNDHWLSWLHLGIMYYSQGNFEKAKNSWEKSLEREPSALVYRNLGILARKNNHIEEAGDLLIKAVEMAPDVVDLIVECCNVLIKLEKYEGILKIINNLSSEIRNYGRIKIIEAQVALKQNNLERVEEILKSRPSIPDIREGEQILTDIWFEMHERRIAKTENIPIDENLKKMVREKFSPPAWLDFRQFT
- the radA gene encoding DNA repair protein RadA yields the protein MKEKTMYVCSECGYQSIRWLGRCPDCGNWNTFIQEVNIKTKIQQEGIIQPKKITEIKIEQQPRIKTKIEEFDRVLGGGVVPGSFILIAGNPGVGKSTLLLTISGIISNSNMKVLYVSGEESENQIKLRCERIKINFDNLYILSSNDINSVKNALEKMKPDFLVIDSIQTLYNPDIPTTPGSVTQVKENANFLFNYTKRKNISTFIIGHITKEGIIAGPKLLEHMVDTVLYFEGETKTNLRILRAIKNRFGPTDEIGVFSMEEDGLEEIPDASTIFLSQDRKTLPGAVFFPSQEGKRTIIVEIQSLITPTYYGIPKRAVTGLDYNRISLVLAVLEKKLNFNFSTYDVFMNVGGGFKITETGSDLAVAISAISSFKDVSPAENTIFIGEIALTGEIRPVGQIISRIKECSRLRFERAIIPESNIKEVKEIKNMNLIGVKWLKECLDFSFSI
- a CDS encoding MlaD family protein produces the protein MNKRNLSLEFKVGLFAIITILLIFIFIFSQTKKGQWRTYEIGVMFDYIGGLDISSPVRLSGVMVGEVKNIQILAKERPKVLVTLTLRRNVKVGKGSVITIRTLGIIGEKYVEIIPSSEQQYLAAGEIIEGVNPISLEQFATIGQDIILNLNNVLVDLRKLTSDIEIQKNVKEIIGDTSLAVKQMNSVLSKVDDLSTSVDKTNLEIRDIITKNSPKIEELINNTNFLILTSKDEIEKTSKEIRKFAKTSQDIEETVVKIGSTADEINTFFENLQNKGLIAQIMNEENLLNQIKVEMEYLQDTTLKLKESAESFTDITENINSLFNYVNEGQGSIGKFVKSDELYNEVLGLIKDIKAHPWKLFFRGR
- a CDS encoding ATP-binding cassette domain-containing protein produces the protein MEIIKVVNLKVVFEAKVVLDMLNLSVEKGESIVLVGSSGCGKTVLIKTIIGLIEPVEGEIFINGQNILNLPEEKIREIRSRIGMVFQNSALFDSLTTWENVGFYYLYHTDKSKEEIKKMAIEVLENVGLEGVEDLMPEQLSGGMKKRVSIARALISRPEILFYDEPTTGLDPITSSNITSLMKKIHLKFNTTDVIVTHDIKLAREISDRIGLVENGKIVEIGTFDFLREKSNHPLIRSFVEMEGKNE
- a CDS encoding ABC transporter permease codes for the protein MKNFIENFGKKIVAPVYYFGSLILLIGNSLKKAFTERKRENILKHIEEIGINSLPLVGVIAIFTGMILVMEIGHTLKAFGAETYSGALVGLSMARELGPVLVALTLAGRVGASIAAEIGVMKITEQIDALKVLAIDPVSYLISPRVIAGIFSLPALFVISFFLAIGGAFLIGVFLIKIPSGQFLYQSFRFISYKDFLVGFIKVIVFAIVVINVSSYEGLKAKGGAEGVGDASTSAVVKSFFLIILTNLILTGIFYFV